One genomic window of Streptomonospora nanhaiensis includes the following:
- a CDS encoding CaiB/BaiF CoA transferase family protein yields the protein MTDETAGTGAGAAPAPSPGGADGAAPPGRPLAGVRVADLSRVLAGPYATMLLADLGADVVKIEHPGRGDDTRAWGPPWAGGEASYFLAVNRNKRSLAVDLKDPDGLAAVQDICAAADVVVQNFRPGVADRLGLGYASVRARNPAVVYCSISGFGPEHDPPGRPGFDLIVQAESGFMAATGSPDGPPTKAGVAITDVLTGLNAAVAVLGALVRARADGRGEHVSVSLVNSALSGLANVTQQALVTGAEPERVGNTHGSIVPYQAFPTADSEIVVAAGNDSLFQRLCAVLRRPDLADDPRYATNPLRVAHRAELVAEISAALRARPAAEWVRDLLDAGVPVGRVRGVLDAVRTAQAAGDDVLLAAHHPAAGPLELVRAGFRLDSAPAAGRRAPAAPPPLLGEHSARVLAEAGLAPERVAALIARGAVHQAAPPPRPGPAPRPGPPAG from the coding sequence ATGACGGACGAGACGGCGGGCACCGGGGCGGGCGCGGCCCCCGCCCCCTCCCCCGGCGGCGCGGACGGCGCCGCACCGCCCGGCCGGCCGCTGGCCGGAGTGCGGGTGGCCGACCTCTCGCGGGTCCTGGCCGGCCCCTACGCCACCATGCTGCTGGCCGACCTGGGCGCCGACGTGGTCAAGATCGAGCACCCCGGGCGCGGCGACGACACCCGCGCGTGGGGGCCGCCCTGGGCGGGCGGCGAGGCGAGCTACTTCCTGGCGGTCAACCGCAACAAGCGCAGCCTGGCGGTCGACCTCAAGGACCCCGACGGCCTGGCCGCCGTCCAGGACATCTGCGCCGCCGCCGACGTCGTGGTGCAGAACTTCCGCCCCGGCGTGGCCGACCGCCTCGGGCTGGGCTACGCCTCGGTGCGGGCGCGCAACCCCGCCGTGGTCTACTGCTCCATCAGCGGGTTCGGCCCCGAGCACGACCCGCCCGGCCGCCCGGGGTTCGACCTCATCGTGCAGGCCGAGAGCGGGTTCATGGCCGCCACCGGCTCCCCCGACGGACCGCCGACCAAGGCGGGCGTGGCCATCACCGACGTGCTCACCGGCCTGAACGCGGCCGTGGCTGTCCTGGGCGCGCTGGTGCGGGCGCGCGCCGACGGGCGGGGCGAGCACGTGTCCGTCTCGCTGGTCAACTCCGCCCTCTCCGGGCTGGCCAACGTCACCCAGCAGGCGCTGGTCACCGGTGCCGAGCCCGAGCGGGTGGGCAACACCCACGGCTCGATCGTGCCCTACCAGGCGTTCCCCACGGCCGACTCCGAGATCGTCGTGGCGGCCGGCAACGACTCCCTGTTCCAGCGGCTGTGCGCGGTGCTCAGGCGCCCCGACCTCGCCGACGACCCCCGCTACGCCACCAACCCGCTGCGCGTGGCCCACCGCGCCGAACTGGTCGCCGAGATCTCCGCCGCGCTGCGCGCCCGTCCGGCGGCGGAGTGGGTGCGCGACCTGCTGGACGCCGGTGTGCCGGTCGGCCGGGTGCGCGGCGTGCTCGACGCCGTGCGCACCGCCCAGGCCGCCGGCGACGACGTGCTGCTCGCGGCCCACCACCCCGCCGCCGGACCGCTGGAGCTGGTCCGCGCCGGGTTCCGGCTGGACTCCGCGCCGGCGGCGGGCCGGCGCGCCCCCGCCGCCCCGCCGCCGCTGCTGGGCGAGCACTCCGCGCGGGTGCTGGCCGAGGCCGGGCTGGCGCCCGAGCGCGTCGCCGCCCTCATCGCGCGCGGAGCGGTCCACCAGGCCGCCCCGCCCCCACGGCCCGGCCCGGCGCCCCGGCCGGGCCCGCCCGCCGGCTGA
- a CDS encoding acyl-CoA dehydrogenase family protein, with the protein MTAPHRPAAPDPHDFLALDSTLAEEERDIRDTVRDYATRELLPHVAEWFEAGTLPDPRGLAKAFGDLGVFGMHLEGYGCAGASAVAYGLACRELEAVDSGLRSFVSVQGSLAMAAIHKFGSEEQKTAWLPRMAAGEAIGCFGLTEPDSGSDPGSMRTRARRDGADWVLDGTKMWITNGSVADVAVVWAATDDGIRGFLVPTDTPGFQANTIHRKLSLRASITSELVLEGVRLPGDALLPGSAGLGSPLSCLNEARYGIVWGVVGAARACYAAALEYAATREQFGGPIAGFQLTQRKLAEMVLDVNQAGLTALRIGRLKDAGACHHNHVSLGKFGNVAAAQRVARAARSLHGANGITLEYPVMRHMVNLETVATYEGTEEIHALSIGQAVTGVSAFR; encoded by the coding sequence ATGACCGCCCCGCACCGCCCCGCAGCGCCCGACCCGCACGACTTCCTCGCCCTGGACTCCACGCTCGCCGAGGAGGAGCGCGACATCCGCGACACCGTGCGCGACTACGCCACCCGCGAACTGCTGCCGCACGTCGCCGAGTGGTTCGAGGCCGGCACCCTGCCCGACCCGCGCGGCCTGGCCAAGGCGTTCGGCGACCTCGGCGTGTTCGGCATGCACCTGGAGGGCTACGGCTGCGCGGGCGCGAGCGCGGTGGCCTACGGCCTGGCCTGCCGCGAACTGGAGGCGGTGGACTCCGGGCTGCGCAGCTTCGTCTCGGTGCAGGGGTCGCTGGCCATGGCCGCGATCCACAAGTTCGGCTCCGAGGAGCAGAAGACGGCCTGGCTGCCGCGCATGGCCGCCGGCGAGGCCATCGGCTGCTTCGGGCTGACCGAGCCCGACTCCGGCAGCGACCCCGGCTCGATGCGCACCCGGGCCCGCCGCGACGGCGCCGACTGGGTCCTGGACGGCACCAAGATGTGGATCACCAACGGCTCGGTCGCCGACGTGGCCGTGGTGTGGGCGGCCACCGACGACGGCATCCGCGGGTTCCTGGTGCCCACCGACACCCCCGGGTTCCAGGCCAACACGATCCACCGCAAGCTGTCGCTGCGCGCCTCGATCACCTCCGAACTGGTGCTGGAGGGCGTGCGGCTGCCCGGCGACGCGCTGCTGCCGGGGTCGGCGGGCCTGGGCTCGCCGCTGTCCTGCCTCAACGAGGCCCGCTACGGGATCGTGTGGGGCGTGGTGGGCGCCGCGCGCGCCTGCTACGCCGCCGCGCTGGAGTACGCGGCCACCCGCGAGCAGTTCGGCGGCCCCATCGCCGGGTTCCAGCTCACCCAGCGCAAGCTCGCCGAGATGGTGCTCGACGTCAACCAGGCCGGTCTCACCGCGCTGCGGATCGGCCGGCTCAAGGACGCGGGCGCCTGCCACCACAACCACGTCAGCCTCGGCAAGTTCGGCAACGTGGCCGCCGCCCAGCGGGTGGCGCGGGCCGCGCGGTCGCTGCACGGCGCCAACGGCATCACCCTGGAGTACCCGGTCATGCGGCACATGGTGAATCTGGAGACGGTCGCCACCTACGAGGGCACCGAGGAGATCCACGCGCTGAGCATCGGGCAGGCCGTGACGGGCGTATCCGCGTTCCGCTAG